A region from the Benincasa hispida cultivar B227 chromosome 8, ASM972705v1, whole genome shotgun sequence genome encodes:
- the LOC120083993 gene encoding cysteine proteinase inhibitor 5-like yields MAKSLFFMASLLLFVESLSSVATTRSLLDLVGSYEPIKNIDDPHIQSLGKFAVDEHNKQAKTQLKFQKVISGKLQIVAGTNYELELTALEGTVSRIYGTLIFTDLENKNHLINF; encoded by the coding sequence ATGGCTAAGTCTCTATTTTTCATGGCTTCTCTTCTCCTCTTCGTTGAATCGTTGTCATCGGTCGCAACGACAAGGTCACTGTTAGATTTGGTCGGTAGCTATGAACCAATAAAGAACATTGATGATCCACACATCCAGAGTCTAGGGAAGTTCGCAGTGGACGAACATAATAAGCAAGCCAAAACTCAACTGAAATTTCAAAAAGTGATTAGTGGAAAACTACAAATTGTGGCAGGGACCAACTACGAACTTGAGTTAACGGCTCTTGAGGGAACTGTAAGCAGAATATATGGGACCCTTATATTCACTGATTTGGAGAACAAGAACCACCTTATCAACTTCTAA
- the LOC120083992 gene encoding cysteine proteinase inhibitor 5-like: MAKSLFFMVSLLLFVVSLSSVAATRSLLDLVGSYEPIKNIDDPHIQSLGEFAVDEHNKQAKTQLKFQKVISGKLQIVAGTNYELELTALEGTVSRIYGTLIFTDLENKNHLINFYGLSN, from the coding sequence ATGGCTAAGTCTCTATTTTTTATGGTTTCTCTTCTCCTCTTCGTTGTATCGTTGTCATCGGTCGCAGCGACAAGGTCACTGTTAGATTTGGTCGGTAGCTATGAACCAATAAAGAACATTGATGATCCACACATCCAGAGTCTAGGGGAGTTTGCAGTGGACGAACACAATAAGCAAGCCAAAACTcaactaaaatttcaaaaagtgaTTAGTGGAAAACTACAAATTGTGGCAGGGACCAACTACGAACTTGAGTTAACGGCTCTTGAGGGAACTGTAAGCAGAATATATGGGACCCTTATATTCACTGATTTGGAGAACAAGAACCACCTTATCAACTTCTATGGTCTCTCCAACTAA